A genomic window from Gossypium hirsutum isolate 1008001.06 chromosome D12, Gossypium_hirsutum_v2.1, whole genome shotgun sequence includes:
- the LOC107947408 gene encoding uncharacterized protein, translating to MVRGLQQIAKQSWKHISLLHNKTMAASYHARSNSLPSRQHPIVSQIDENLNRLRASQSASTSSLIGHNLSGLQDLHECVDVLLQFPLTQQALAQEKQREMVEELLDGSLMLLDVCTTAKDALLQTKECTHELQSILRRRRGAEGLANEFRKYLTSRKAMKKAICKALENLKHIQNKLSTPGENGAVISVLRDVEAVTISVLESVLSFISGPEAESKSSRWSLVLKLMHQKKVMCEEEQKANKFLSAEAAVRSCIKSENMKHVENVQKELQSSELSIQDLEEGLETLSRHMIKTRVTVLNIISC from the coding sequence ATGGTAAGGGGACTACAGCAAATAGCTAAGCAGAGTTGGAAACACATATCGCTTTTGCATAACAAGACAATGGCAGCCTCATACCATGCTCGATCAAACAGCTTGCCCTCTAGGCAACACCCTATCGTTTCACAAATCGACGAGAACCTGAACCGGTTGAGGGCATCTCAATCAGCCTCTACATCATCATTGATAGGCCACAATCTAAGTGGTCTTCAGGATTTGCATGAATGTGTTGATGTATTGCTTCAATTTCCCCTCACCCAACAAGCTCTCGCCCAAGAGAAGCAAAGGGAAATGGTTGAAGAGCTTTTGGATGGATCTCTCATGCTCTTGGATGTATGTACCACTGCTAAGGATGCCTTGTTGCAGACAAAGGAATGCACACACGAGCTTCAGTCAATTTTACGCAGAAGACGTGGAGCCGAAGGGCTTGCTAATGAGTTTAGGAAATACTTGACATCTAGGAAAGCCATGAAAAAGGCAATCTGCAAGGCCTTAGAGAACTTGAAGCATATACAGAATAAACTCAGTACTCCTGGCGAGAATGGAGCTGTGATTAGCGTCTTAAGAGATGTAGAAGCAGTTACCATCAGCGTGCTAGAATCCGTATTGTCCTTTATTTCAGGGCCAGAGGCAGAATCAAAATCGAGCCGTTGGTCGCTGGTTTTGAAGCTAATGCACCAGAAGAAAGTAATGTGCGAGGAAGAACAGAAAGCAAATAAATTTTTGAGTGCTGAAGCTGCAGTGCGTTCCTGCATCAAATCCGAAAACATGAAGCATGTCGAGAACGTGCAAAAGGAGCTTCAAAGCTCAGAGTTGAGCATCCAAGATCTTGAAGAAGGCCTTGAAACCCTCTCCAGGCATATGATAAAAACTAGAGTTACTGTTCTTAATATCATCAGCTGTTAA
- the LOC107940556 gene encoding uncharacterized protein has protein sequence MKKAICKALKNLKHIQNKLNTPGENGAVISVLRDVEAVTISVLESVLSFISGPEAESKSSRWSLVLKLMHQKKVMCEEEQKANKFLSAEAPVRSCIKSENMKHVENVQKELQSSELSIQDLEEGLETFSRCMIKTRVIVLNIISL, from the coding sequence ATGAAAAAGGCAATCTGCAAGGCCTTAAAGAACTTGAAGCATATACAGAATAAACTCAATACTCCTGGCGAGAATGGAGCTGTGATTAGCGTCTTAAGAGATGTAGAAGCAGTTACCATCAGCGTGCTAGAATCCGTATTGTCCTTTATTTCAGGGCCAGAGGCAGAATCAAAATCGAGCCGTTGGTCGCTGGTTTTGAAGCTAATGCACCAGAAGAAAGTAATGTGCGAGGAAGAACAGAAAGCAAATAAATTTTTGAGTGCTGAAGCTCCAGTGCGTTCCTGCATCAAATCTGAAAACATGAAGCATGTCGAGAACGTGCAAAAGGAGCTTCAAAGCTCAGAGTTGAGCATCCAAGATCTTGAAGAAGGCCTTGAAACCTTCTCCAGATGTATGATCAAAACTAGAGTTATTGTTCTTAATATCATTAGCCTTTAA